The genomic window GCAAAAGGCTTTCTGATCTCATGTTGGTCTGCATTGAAACTCCTTGTAAAGAAACCACTGCAGTAGAACACAGACTTCACTGAGTTCAGCCCATTGTCTTGGAATGCTCCCAGAGCTCTAAGAATGTTAGTGCTGAGCAGTGTCACAGTGTTCTGTTCTAGAGCTCTgtgatttagatttaaatggatctgatttaacactagaaccgccagcagtagtcattttgacgggtacattttaaacagctgcttTTAAAAGTTATGTTTGATATTGAATAATAATTTTTGGGTTGGTGTATTataaagaaaaatatacaattcttagcatgtgatttattaaaatgcttgcaGGTAGATGTTCTCATTTCTAACCCTGTCTCTCATTTCCTCTCTCAGCTCCGTTGACTCTGGATCCCAACACAGCACACCCTGAACTGATACTGTCTGAGGATCTAACAAGTGTGAGACTCGGCGACGAGTGGCAGCAGCTTCCTGACAACCCGGAGCGGTTTGATAACTATACTGGTGTGCTGGGCTCTGAGGGGTTCACTTCAGGGAAACACTGCTGGGACGTGGAACTGGGGAGTAATACTTACTGGTATCTGGGTGTGACTGAAGAGTCCAGCCAGAGGAAAGGGGAATTCACCTGGAACCCAGAAGCAGGATACTGGATTATATCTCTGGAGGATGGGGATCAGTACTGGGCATTGACCTCACCACTGACACGACTCACTGTGGAGAAGAAACCCCAGAAGATCAGAGTTCAGCTGGACTGTGACAAGGGGGAGCTGGCATTCTTTGACTCCAGTGATATGAGAAAACCTctctacacttttaaacacagatttactgaGAGAATGTTTCCATGGTTCTGGACTGGCTGTTCTGCTCCTCTCAGAGTGTGCCCTGTGAAGACAGTTATAAAAGTGGACTAGCCCAATGTGTTCAGCATAAACAATAgggatgaataataataataataataataataataataataataataataataataataataatgactgtctgtctattaatattgaaaaggaactgaaacattttaaatagaaaatgatgATCAATGTGACAAATGTAAGGATGTTTAGAAAACTATTAAATATATTCTAACAGAACATGTTCACCCTCCTCCACCCCTCTCCCTCGTCACGTGACGCCGGTGTTTGATCTTAGCGCCTCGAATCCATgtagaaatacaattacaaaaactagAACATGAACTGGTTAAAGAACAACACTGAATAAAGAATATGCGTTCTGGAATAATATTCAATTAAACACAATGCTCTATTGATGTATTATACCATCTACAGCTTTGCAAGCTCTGTAAATAATAACTCCCTcaatgctgaatgaatgaatgaataatgatTGCTGGGCTGGTCCGCGGCGTTGTTGAATAGATCAGgatattgtatcatttaattggTAAATGTATCGCTGTAATAACTTGGAAGCTGCACATTGTGATCGTGTGGATGTGTGTCTTTTGTGGTCGCTGTGAAACGGTCCCGCAAATCACTGCTCCCGGATCACAAAGGATCGGTTCACTGCCCTCCCTTTGATttaatgaatgatttttttttaaaataataaaaagtatatattttaatttggacCTCGTGTGGGGTGTCTGTCCATCTCCGTGTGGATCTCGCTCACAGCAGCTGTGTGAAGGAATCCGAAAGCATTCGCATACGAAGTTAAGGGAGTACTGACAGGTCACTGCCACCAGGGGGCGCAGTGCGGTTAGGAAAGTTAGTGAGGCGGCGCTTGGCGGTGACGCGCGTCTCCAGGTGTAGAGAAGCCACTCCGTGGCTCAcggaataaagaaaataaagaaaaggagactctcactctctaaactaggaggtctatccttgcctgttcttgagaaatattatttggctgcaaggctgtcggtgcaatactggatttaaaaaaatattaatgcaGAATGTACCCACCACATGAGACCATTTGGGAAAATGAAGACATCTTCACATCTCCTGGTCCcacaaaaaagtgtttaaacatttaaaataaattgtattctgCAGACACTTAATATCTGGTataatgtttgcattttttttaggattagacaataatttaaaacaggagaacaaagatatttcgtccacaaaatagaaaggatggcatcaacacactgcaggacatctccGGATGGCACACAGGTATCCTTTGACACGCCCAGTCAAGcacaatacaagagcaaaggaactccgttcaatacaagagcaaaggaactccgttcaatacaagagcaaaggaactccgttcaatacaagagcaaaggaactccgatcaatacaagagcaaaggaactccgttcaacacaagagcaaaggaactccgttcaatacaagagcaaaggaactccgttcaatacaagagcaaaggaactccgatcaatacaagagcaaaggaactccgttcaacacaagagcaaaggaactccgttcaatacaagagcaaaggaactccgttcaacacaagagcaaaggaactccgatcaatacaagagcaaaggaactccgatcaacacaagagcaaaggaactccgatcaatacaagagcaaaggaactccgttcaatacaagagcaaaggaactccgatcaatacaagagcaaaggaactccgatcaatacaagagcaaaggaactccgttcaatacaagagcaaaggaactccgttcaatacaagagcaaaggaactccgttcaatacaagagcaaaggaactccgttcaatacaagagcaaaggaactcctatcaatacaagagcaaaggaactccgttcaatacaagagcaaaggaactccgttcaatacaagagcaaaggatctccgttcaatacaagagcaaaggaactccgttcaatacaagagcaaaggatctccgatcaatacaagagcaaaggaactccgttcaacacaagagcaaaggaactccgttcaatacaagagcaaaggaactccgttcaatacaagagcaaaggaactccgttcaacacaagagcaaaggaactccgttcaatacaagagcaaaggaactccgttcaacacaagagcaaaggaactccgttcaatacaagagcaaaggaactccgttcaatacaagagcaaaggaactccgttcaacacaagagcaaaggacctccgttcaatacaagagcaaaggaactccgatcaatacaagagcaaaggaactcccttcaatacaagagcaaaggaactccgttcaatacaagagcaaaggaactccgatcaatacaagagcaaaggaactccgatcaacacaagagcaaaggaactccgttcaatacaagagcaaaggaactccgttcaatacaagagcaaaggaactccgttcaatacaagagcaaaggaactccgttcaatacaagagcaaaggaactccgttcaatacaagagcaaaggaactccgttcaatacaagagcaaaggaactccgttcaatacaagagcaaaggaactccgttcaatacaagagcaaaggaactccgttcaatacaagagcaaaggaactccgttcaatacaagagcaaaggaactccgttcaatacaagagcaaaggaactccgttcaatacaagagcaaaggaactccgatcaatacaagagcaaaggaactccgttcaatacaagagcaaaggaactccgatcaatacaagagcaaaggaactccgttcaatacaagagcaaaggaactccgttcaatacaagagcaaaggaactccgttcaatacaagagcaaaggaactccgatcaatacaagagcaaaggaactccgatcaatacaagagcaaaggaactccgatcaatacaagagcaaaggaactccgttcaatacaagagcaaaggaactgcgttcaatacaagagcaaaggaactccgatcaatacaagagcaaaggaactccgttcaatacaagagcaaaggaactgcgttcaatacaagagcaaaggaactccgttcaatacaagagcaaaggatctccgttcaatacaagaacaaaggaactccgttcaatacaagagcaaaggaactcctatcaatacaagagcaaaggaactccgttcaatacaagagcaaaggatctccgatcaatacaagagcaaaggatctccgatcaatacaagagcaaaggaactccgttcaatacaagagcaaaggaactccgttcaatacaagagcaaaggaactccgttcaatacaagagcaaaggaactccgttcaatacaagagcaaaggaactccgttcaatacaagagcaaaggaactccgttcaatacaagagcaaaggaactccgttcaatacaagagcaaaggaactccgatcaatacaagagcaaaggaactccgttcaatacaagagcaaaggaactccgatcaatacaagagcaaaggaactccgttcaatacaagagcaaaggaactccgttcaatacaagagcaaaggaactccgatcaatacaagagcaaaggaactccgatcaatacaagagcaaaggaactccgttcaatacaagagcaaaggaactccgttcaatacaagagcaaaggaactccgttcaatacaagagcaaaggaactccgttcaatacaagagcaaaggaactcctatcaatacaagagcaaaggaactccgttcaatacaagagcaaaggaactgcgttcaatacaagagcaaaggaactccgttcaatacaagagcaaaggatctccgttcaatacaagaacaaaggaactccgttcaatacaagagcaaaggaactcctatcaatacaagagcaaaggaactccgttcaatacaagagcaaaggatctccgatcaatacaagagcaaaggatctccgatcaatacaagagcaaaggaactccgttcaatacaagagcaaaggaactccgttcaatacaagagcaaaggaactccgttcaatacaagagcaaaggaactccgatcaatacaagagcaaaggaactccgttcaatacaagagcaaaggaactccgatcaatacaagagcaaggGAACTCCGTTCaacacaagagcaaaggaactccgttcaatacaagagcaaaggaactccattcaatacaagagcaaaggaactccattcaatacaagagcaaaggaactccgatcaatacaagagcaaaggaactccgatcaacacaagagcaaaggaactccgttcaatacaagagcaaaggaactccgatcaatacaagagcaaaggatctctgttcaatacaagagcaaaggaactctgatcaatacaagagcaaaggatctccgatcaatacaagagcaaaggaactgcGTTCATTCAAGTCCTCAGTATCACAATATGGCCTCCACACTAATAGCACACATCCATTTGAAGAAGTGTTATTGCTGCATGCAGAGCCAGATACAATCTTCTCCACATTTTGCAATATTCTAAtatctaaaaacaaaatatttaaaactcaAATTAAACCTGATTGACATGTTTAAAGAGGATctgagcagggctgctggaaacATGTTAACACCGTCAGAGTGTCTTCATGTAAACTACTTggtttttaactgaaaaaaaaatatcgcGGGGGTTTCTGCCTTGAAATTCGATGTTTTAATCACTCCATTTAAATAACACGGGCTTAAAACGCAAAAACACCAACATGTGTACAAaggataaaaacaaacacaatcacatcTGTTGACGGTTTATGCGTTGCTCAAGTGAGACTcgaaatgcttttattttatagaaaccCAAAGTTACTGCAGCCTGCAGTAATTTCCAAAAATGAACGCTTTTagcaaatcataataaaaataaaaaaatatcctagaagtacaaaaaaaataaaaatcgaaaaaTAACTTactatcaaaacaacaaaacggCAGCCTACCAGAATATATTGCAGATTCCACCTCTACAACACTCAATAAAGTGCAGAGCCATCGTGTTAAGATGTgtgcataacatttaaaaaaagagagaaattaaaaatcagacaaaatagcgagtcacaaataaaaaacaacacggcaatttgtatgcaataaaattaagaacggaaggctttatattatagcctataGTAAAATAGCAAAATGCTGTGTCTTTGTAAACACGGAGATGTTATTAAACACGTTTCGCTTTGTATTCTGCGCTTTCACAGTTATTTTCAGCACATCGAGAGATCTTGCTCGGAACGCAGTGTCTGTTTGGAGCAAATGCTATTTTACATCGAGTCTGTTTGgaccgtgtttgtgtgtttccgtgtttgtctgtgtgtgtgtgtgtgtttgtgtgtgtgcttgtgtgtgtgtgtgtgtgtgtttgtgtgtgtgcttgtgtgtttgtgtgcttgtgtgtttgtttgtttgtaaggGAAAAAACAAGATCGGCTGTTATACTAATTTTCACTCGgttcattttagaaatgttgaTCTGAATCAACACGTGTTATTATTCTgtgataacattttttaaaaaaaaatgaaatgaaatcgcCTTCAACCAGTTGTCACGTCAATTTCAGTTCCTGATGACGTTTGTCAATTTCAGTCCAACTCGAGCTGCTGTTTCGCTGGAGTGCGCACATTAAACGATGACGTATCGGGAAGAAAGAAAATAGGCTTCTATTCAAACTCGGCAAATTCACATGATAGCGCCCCACGTGGAAACGACTGGTGTGGCAGCTGGGAGGTTCATAATGTACCTGTACTGCATTTCCATTTTTCCCCCAAGTGATTTCTTAGAAAACGAAACTCCTAATTTCCTGTAGCCTGAGCAGATTTCCACGCCCACATTTCAGGGTCTTGTTCCTCTGCCGCCCCCTCGCTTGTGTACCAGTGTAAAGCTGACAGTTTCGTTTCACATTTTTCTCGGCTCTGCACACCCGGACTGCACGGACATCCTCCGAGTTCCAGACCCTGCTTTCAAAGTACAAGTTAGAAATCTGTTGGGTTTAACCGACCTTCACTTTGTCATGTTAATTTAAAACTCTATAATAATGAATTATAACGTGTAAAGCAATACGGACGGGCTATTCCTTTTAATGTGGAGAGCTGATAATTAGTATAGAGTAAAGTGGAGTTAGTTTAtttgttaaacacacacaaatggaaTGCATAACAAGTTTCAGTGAATAGAAGCTCCAGGTTTGGTTAATAAGCTCAGAACAGACCGCATTGTGTTCAGCTCCATTGTGAGGCTCATGTAATTACAGACTGGTCCTGCtttattgtttacattgtgtgttgcctttcaaatggatttcatataaatataaacGCTATTAAAGAGGGCTCTAGAGCAGTTTCATGAACATTAATCTATACCTTATCAGTCTATACCAGATCAGTCTGGTATAGGCTTGATAAGTAAAATTTATGTTTTTCGAGGAGTTTTTACTTTCATTATAAACTACAGCTCttgtgtggaggtgttccatacatgactgctgcatttcaccacattgtattagacatgttaatgcaaagagtgcaGACTTACCAATTCTACAAAATAAACTTCTCTGCAGGTTAAAGTCAGTGGTAAGGTAGTGCTGCTAATGGAGCCTCATGACTGCTGACTCGTGATTCTAATCTGCAGGGACAAGGTTCGAGGTTGTTGACTGAAGGGAGTCCTTACAGAGAGCAAGACAGGAGCAGCTTAGTGCAGAAATGGCAGCAAACACTTCTGATCTGGAGGCAGATCTTTCCTGTGCTGTGTGCCGTGAGATTTTCAAGAATCCAGTAACTCTTCATTGTAACCACAGCTTTTGTAAAGCATGTCTGGATCAGTGCTGGAAAGAGAAGAGAGTTCGGGAATGTCCCGTGTGCAGGAGGAGGGCTTCAATGGAGGAGCTTCCTGTGGATTTCAAGCTCAGGAATATTGTGGAGTCCTTCTTAAAGGAACGCAGTCAGAATCCTCCAGCACCTACTGGAATATGCAGTCTGCATGATGAAAAACTGAAGCTGTTCTGTGTGGATGATAAAGAGGCTGTCTGTCTTGTGTGTCAAACTTCAGAGAAACATGAGAAGCACAAGTTCCGTCCTGTTCAGGAGGCTGCACGGGATTATAAGGTATTGAAACAATattcatgtgaaaatgtaaacacagtattctcttttcacagcatattatacagagttattataatgaggcagtttaaacaACAAGATCCAACAAGTCTGAGCGAAAAACAAATCCTATTACAATatcatagagagagagagagagagagagagagagagagagagagagagagagagagagagagagagagagagagagatcctgtgtgcagagtgggggtggTGCTGTACAGGAATGGGGAGGGGAGCGTGTCTGTGTGCAATAATGAATACACACCTGAAAACCCTTACAAACCCTCACACAGCCCCTATCAGAATCTCCAGAGCGGGGGGTTTATTGCTATGAGAGCCCCCAGTGGCAAccccagtgctgaggggatttctCACACACTGCATTCATATTGCTACTAGCCAGGCATGTGGTAACAGTGATGTGCAAGCTCTGGGTTTCATTGCATTTCAGGGAGAACTCAAGACTGCGCTGAAGCCCTTGCAGGACAAGCTGGGATcctttaataaagttaaaaacgAATGTGATGAAACAGCAAAGCACATCAAGGTAAGAGAACTAGATTAGTGATTGAAACAATACACAACATACATTTTCACTGGACACCCTAACTAACTCTAAAGTGATCCTTTTCTTGTATAGAAACAAGCCCAGCAAACAGAGAGGCAGATAAAGGAGGAGTTTGAGAAACTTCACCAGTTTCTACGAGATGAAGAAAAGGCCAGGATAGCTGCACTGAGGAGGGAAGAGGAACAAAAGGGAAGAATCATGAAAGAGAAGATTGAAAAACTTACAAGAGAAATCTCATCCCTTTCAGACACAATCAGAGTgatagaagaggagatgaaaGCTGAAGACATCATCTTCCTGCAGGTAGTGATTGTTTAACTGTGTGTGACATGTTCTTATTGTGAATGCACACTCACTACTACACTATGAATGGGACTTTACAAGCATTTATGTTAGTACACATTTGAACAGTGCTGTTGTTTTCTATCAAAgtggtatttgtgttttaataatgtctcaattcatgtccttgtttgtttcagaagtacaaagacacacagagaaggtatgtaagatgtggcctgtcttcctctcttgtattgtattgaatgcaaacacagagcagcactaacTCCTGAATATGATTGCAGAGCCGAGTGCACACTGCAGGATCCACAGTGTGTTTCAGGAGCGCTGATAGATGTAGCCGAGCACCTGGGCTCTCTGAAGTACAAAGTGTGGGAGAAGATGCTGGGGATTGTTCAATACAGTGAGTCCTGTGGGGAGCATCACAAAGGAGAGAGGGGGGTGCATATAACCACAATCCACAATGTGTGTAAGCAGCAAGATACAGCTCtctacaatcaataataatacacaatgaaaTGTACACACCTGTAGCAAATACAGTTGTATCCATCAGAGAGATCATCTCTCAGTTCAATATTAAACACTGTGAGCTGCTCATAGTATTGAGGTGAGCTGGAAGAGCATTCCAAGAGAGCAAAAGGCTTTCTgatcccatgctggtctgcattGAAACTCCTTGTAAAGAAACCACTGCAGTAGAACACAGACTTCTCTGAGTTCAGCCCATTGTCTTGGAATGCTCCCAGAGCTCTAAGAATGTTTAGTGCTGAGCAGTGTCACAGTGTTCTATTCTAGAGCTCTGTAATAGAACTCTGTGAGCAGCTAAATTTCTCACTGACCAGAGTTCCGGAGCCAGAGTTCTATTCAAAACATCCAGCCAGGCATCAGTTCAGCATTTTTATACTGTAcaccctctcagccaatcagggctGGGTTTACACACGCTGTGACTGGATCTGATTTAAACAGGTTCAGAC from Acipenser ruthenus chromosome 57, fAciRut3.2 maternal haplotype, whole genome shotgun sequence includes these protein-coding regions:
- the LOC117962829 gene encoding E3 ubiquitin-protein ligase TRIM35-like isoform X2 — its product is MEELPVDFKLRNIVESFLKERSQNPPAPTGICSLHDEKLKLFCVDDKEAVCLVCQTSEKHEKHKFRPVQEAARDYKGELKTALKPLQDKLGSFNKVKNECDETAKHIKKQAQQTERQIKEEFEKLHQFLRDEEKARIAALRREEEQKGRIMKEKIEKLTREISSLSDTIRVIEEEMKAEDIIFLQKYKDTQRRAECTLQDPQCVSGALIDVAEHLGSLKYKVWEKMLGIVQYTPVSLDPNTAHPALILSEDLTSVSLNKERQQISHNLERFDHSACVLGSQGFTSGRHCWDVELGSNSYWFLGVTKESSQRKGKFTLSPGTGYWVIALLDGDQYWAGTSPQTRLTVEKKPQKIRVQLDCDGGEVAFFDSSDMRKPLYTFKHRFTERMFPYFSLGSSAPFRVCPVKTVIKVD
- the LOC117962829 gene encoding E3 ubiquitin-protein ligase TRIM35-like isoform X1, producing the protein MAANTSDLEADLSCAVCREIFKNPVTLHCNHSFCKACLDQCWKEKRVRECPVCRRRASMEELPVDFKLRNIVESFLKERSQNPPAPTGICSLHDEKLKLFCVDDKEAVCLVCQTSEKHEKHKFRPVQEAARDYKGELKTALKPLQDKLGSFNKVKNECDETAKHIKKQAQQTERQIKEEFEKLHQFLRDEEKARIAALRREEEQKGRIMKEKIEKLTREISSLSDTIRVIEEEMKAEDIIFLQKYKDTQRRAECTLQDPQCVSGALIDVAEHLGSLKYKVWEKMLGIVQYTPVSLDPNTAHPALILSEDLTSVSLNKERQQISHNLERFDHSACVLGSQGFTSGRHCWDVELGSNSYWFLGVTKESSQRKGKFTLSPGTGYWVIALLDGDQYWAGTSPQTRLTVEKKPQKIRVQLDCDGGEVAFFDSSDMRKPLYTFKHRFTERMFPYFSLGSSAPFRVCPVKTVIKVD